From a single bacterium genomic region:
- a CDS encoding tetratricopeptide repeat protein, with the protein MSRELAGLIRMGRNAVSEAECLRAERYLLEALEEGATYPDIHYTLGLIDHQRGHYRRAAERFVQAVSLNPDYTEALLSLSITLNDMGRYDEARDAYDRAAEILSRKGGSPGENLFRGRIANLHKELGELYLALDQHDDAIREYRRALSVAPGYPDLRVRLVTALREAGRTNEARDEVDAFLAESPENAAALTQKGILHYLAGEKSRARRAWEEALYKDPLNKIVQVYLNTVDRENPPG; encoded by the coding sequence GTGAGCCGGGAGCTGGCCGGGCTGATCCGGATGGGGAGGAACGCCGTCAGCGAGGCGGAATGCCTGCGGGCCGAACGATACCTTCTCGAGGCCCTCGAGGAAGGTGCGACGTACCCCGACATCCACTACACGCTGGGCCTGATCGACCACCAGCGCGGGCATTACCGGCGGGCGGCCGAGCGGTTCGTGCAAGCGGTCTCCCTCAACCCCGACTACACCGAAGCGCTGCTTTCCCTTTCGATCACGCTCAACGACATGGGCCGGTACGACGAGGCGCGGGACGCCTACGACCGGGCCGCGGAGATCCTCTCCCGAAAGGGGGGGTCCCCCGGGGAGAACCTGTTCCGCGGGCGGATCGCGAACCTGCACAAGGAGCTCGGGGAACTCTACCTCGCGCTGGACCAGCACGACGACGCGATCCGCGAATACCGGCGCGCCCTCTCCGTCGCGCCGGGGTACCCCGACCTTCGGGTTCGGCTGGTGACCGCGCTCCGGGAAGCGGGACGAACGAACGAGGCGCGGGACGAGGTGGACGCATTTCTCGCGGAGTCCCCCGAAAACGCGGCGGCCCTCACCCAGAAGGGGATCCTGCACTACCTCGCCGGGGAGAAGTCGCGGGCGCGCCGCGCGTGGGAAGAGGCGCTCTACAAGGACCCGCTCAACAAGATCGTCCAGGTGTACCTGAACACGGTCGACCGGGAAAATCCGCCGGGGTAA
- the alaS gene encoding alanine--tRNA ligase — protein sequence MTGAQLRSAFLDYFGKNGHKILPGASLVPANDPTLLFTNAGMVQFKEYFLGQAAADWKRAATAQRCLRVSGKHNDLENVGYTARHHTLFEMLGNFSFGDYFKKEAIFFGWDFLTREVGIDGARMTVSVFREDDEAYDLWHKTMGIPDSRIVRFDEKDNFWSMGPTGPCGPCSEILYDQGEGVGCGRPGCAVGCDCDRFLEIWNLVFMQFNQDESGMRTPLPKPSIDTGMGLERLAGVVQGVTSNYDTDLFLPILDGISRQCGVPAGKSPALDAAMRVVADHARATAFLIADGIVPSNEGRGYVLRRIMRRALRHGKKLGFDGPFLHRIAGIVVEEFRGAYPGLAQSASFVDTVAFQEERRFLETLDAGLRMVEEEFSRMSGSSKVFPGEVAFKLYDTYGFPADLTADLCRERGVSLDSAGFEKEMERQRAQSRVSWKGGEVGAQDAVADELSRAGVSVDFVGYERTESDARVVAVFRQGARVASAAAGEEVEMVTDVTPFYGESGGQAGDTGEVRGDGFALRVQDTRRVSADQVIHRVQVLSGTFREGQRARLRVDEASRRLTQGNHTATHLLQAALRKILGTHVKQAGSYVGPDKLRFDFSHFEALSPETLSEVEEEVNRVVFSPRAVTWESLPYEQAVAAGAMAFFGEKYADIVRMVTVPEVSRELCGGTHVRNTAEIGLFHILSEGAVAAGVRRIEAVTGLPAWRCLREEAGTLHGVARELKVAAPEVPERVRKLSAQIKALEKALQEARRRSSRDMVGEILSGVKEVAGVRRVSAEVEAMDAAALRDLADAVKGKLSSGILLLGTREGDRCHLVAGVTPDLIGRFSASDIVRKAAAVVGGGGGGRKDMAQAGGPRVGNLTEALASISTWE from the coding sequence ATGACGGGTGCGCAGCTCCGCTCCGCCTTCCTCGATTATTTCGGAAAGAACGGGCACAAGATCCTGCCCGGCGCCTCGCTTGTCCCCGCCAACGATCCGACCCTGCTGTTCACGAACGCCGGGATGGTGCAGTTCAAGGAGTATTTCCTCGGGCAGGCGGCGGCCGACTGGAAGCGTGCGGCGACGGCGCAGCGGTGCCTCCGGGTCAGCGGCAAGCACAACGACCTCGAGAACGTGGGCTACACGGCGCGGCACCACACCCTCTTCGAGATGCTGGGGAACTTCTCGTTCGGCGACTACTTCAAGAAGGAGGCGATCTTCTTCGGGTGGGACTTCCTCACCCGCGAAGTCGGCATCGACGGCGCGCGGATGACCGTCTCCGTCTTCCGCGAGGATGACGAGGCGTACGACCTCTGGCACAAGACGATGGGCATTCCCGACTCGCGGATCGTCCGGTTCGACGAAAAGGACAACTTCTGGTCGATGGGTCCCACCGGGCCGTGCGGCCCCTGTTCCGAAATCCTCTACGACCAGGGGGAGGGAGTCGGGTGCGGACGCCCCGGATGCGCGGTGGGGTGCGACTGCGACCGGTTTCTCGAGATATGGAACCTCGTCTTCATGCAGTTCAACCAGGACGAGTCGGGAATGCGGACGCCGCTGCCGAAGCCGAGCATCGATACCGGGATGGGGCTCGAGCGCCTCGCCGGCGTGGTGCAGGGTGTGACCAGCAACTACGACACGGACCTGTTCCTTCCGATCCTCGACGGGATCTCCCGGCAGTGCGGGGTGCCCGCCGGCAAGTCCCCGGCACTCGACGCGGCGATGCGGGTCGTTGCTGACCACGCGCGGGCCACCGCCTTCCTCATTGCCGACGGGATCGTCCCGTCCAACGAGGGGCGCGGTTACGTTCTGCGCCGGATCATGCGCCGGGCGCTTCGGCACGGGAAGAAGCTCGGATTCGACGGCCCCTTCCTCCACCGGATCGCGGGGATCGTGGTCGAGGAGTTCCGGGGGGCGTACCCGGGCCTCGCCCAGAGCGCGTCGTTCGTCGACACGGTGGCGTTCCAGGAGGAGCGGCGGTTCCTCGAGACGCTGGACGCGGGGCTTCGGATGGTGGAGGAGGAATTCTCGCGCATGTCCGGAAGCAGCAAGGTCTTCCCAGGCGAGGTCGCCTTCAAGCTCTACGACACGTACGGATTCCCGGCGGACCTCACCGCGGACCTGTGCAGGGAGCGGGGGGTCTCCCTCGATTCGGCGGGGTTCGAGAAGGAGATGGAACGACAGCGCGCCCAGTCCAGGGTTTCCTGGAAAGGCGGCGAGGTCGGCGCGCAGGACGCCGTGGCCGACGAACTCTCCCGCGCGGGGGTCTCCGTCGACTTCGTCGGGTACGAGCGGACGGAATCGGACGCCCGCGTCGTCGCGGTCTTCCGCCAGGGAGCGCGGGTCGCCTCGGCGGCGGCGGGCGAGGAAGTGGAGATGGTGACCGACGTGACGCCGTTCTACGGCGAGTCCGGCGGCCAGGCGGGGGACACGGGCGAGGTCCGGGGGGACGGTTTTGCCCTCCGGGTGCAGGACACCCGCAGGGTGTCCGCCGACCAGGTCATCCACCGGGTCCAGGTCCTGTCGGGGACGTTCCGGGAGGGGCAGCGGGCCCGGCTTCGGGTGGACGAGGCGTCCCGGCGGCTCACGCAGGGGAACCACACGGCGACGCACCTGCTCCAGGCGGCGCTGCGGAAGATCCTGGGCACCCACGTGAAGCAGGCCGGTTCCTACGTCGGGCCCGACAAGCTCCGGTTCGACTTTTCCCACTTCGAGGCGCTCTCTCCGGAAACGCTTTCCGAGGTCGAGGAGGAGGTGAACCGGGTCGTCTTCTCACCCCGTGCGGTCACGTGGGAGTCCCTGCCGTACGAACAGGCGGTCGCGGCGGGAGCGATGGCGTTCTTCGGGGAGAAGTACGCGGACATCGTCCGGATGGTGACCGTCCCGGAGGTGAGCCGGGAGCTGTGCGGCGGGACGCACGTCCGGAACACCGCCGAGATCGGGCTCTTCCACATCCTTTCGGAAGGCGCGGTGGCCGCGGGTGTACGGCGCATCGAGGCGGTCACGGGGCTTCCCGCGTGGCGGTGCCTGCGGGAGGAGGCCGGGACGCTTCACGGGGTGGCCCGGGAGTTGAAGGTCGCGGCCCCCGAGGTGCCGGAGCGGGTGCGAAAGCTGTCCGCCCAGATCAAGGCGCTGGAGAAAGCGCTCCAGGAGGCTCGCCGGCGCTCGTCGAGGGACATGGTGGGGGAAATCCTCTCCGGAGTGAAGGAGGTTGCCGGCGTGCGGCGCGTTTCCGCCGAGGTGGAAGCGATGGACGCCGCGGCGCTGCGCGACCTGGCCGACGCGGTGAAGGGGAAGCTCTCGAGCGGGATCCTGCTCCTGGGGACCCGGGAGGGGGACCGTTGCCATCTGGTGGCCGGCGTCACTCCCGACCTCATCGGCAGGTTCTCGGCGTCGGACATCGTCCGGAAGGCGGCGGCGGTCGTAGGCGGCGGCGGCGGCGGTCGGAAGGACATGGCCCAGGCCGGGGGTCCCCGCGTCGGGAATCTGACCGAAGCGCTCGCCTCGATCTCCACGTGGGAATGA
- a CDS encoding RecX family transcriptional regulator yields the protein MKRTVPRSRRRKDAGRPPGEGIELAVGMLARRPLSEGEVALRLARKGVPEGEIPAVLSRLRELGLLEDAALCRRLARSYQEERRYGPAKIAWKLASRRFSRALVEEALREVASPGAVTEAAANALRKKFREGIPPGREGAAKAYRFLAGRGFPPDACRAAVGRGRTESSEGD from the coding sequence TTGAAAAGGACGGTCCCCCGAAGCCGTCGTAGGAAAGACGCCGGACGGCCCCCGGGGGAGGGGATCGAGCTCGCCGTCGGGATGCTGGCGCGTCGCCCCCTGAGCGAGGGAGAGGTAGCCCTGCGGCTCGCGCGCAAGGGGGTCCCCGAAGGCGAGATCCCCGCGGTCCTCTCGCGCCTGCGCGAGCTGGGCCTGCTCGAAGACGCCGCGTTGTGCCGCCGGCTGGCGCGCTCCTACCAGGAGGAACGGCGGTACGGTCCCGCGAAGATCGCATGGAAGCTCGCATCGCGCCGGTTCTCCCGGGCCCTCGTCGAGGAGGCGCTTCGGGAGGTGGCTTCCCCCGGGGCGGTGACCGAGGCCGCCGCGAACGCGCTTCGGAAAAAATTCCGGGAAGGGATTCCCCCGGGGCGGGAGGGGGCCGCGAAGGCGTACCGGTTTCTGGCCGGGCGCGGCTTTCCGCCGGACGCCTGCCGGGCCGCCGTCGGCCGGGGACGGACCGAATCCTCCGAAGGAGACTGA
- a CDS encoding type IV pilus twitching motility protein PilT, which produces MDLNEILRAAAKHGASDVHLKVGLPPVFRINGKLVPLKVPEPLKPGDLEAMTEIVFREGQRERFEQHHELDCAYGVPGLGRFRVNVFQQRGTIGIVMRLVPVGVSTFEDLHLPKVMEKIALEERGLVLCTGTTGCGKSTTLAAVVQYINTHRSCHVMTIEDPIEFLLRDAKSIINQRELGVDTSTFADALKSALRQDPDVILVGEMRDLETIETAITAAETGHLVLSTLHTMDAAETINRIVASFPPFQQKQIRLQLASVLKAVVSQRLLPRADGQGRVPAAEILLNTARVREYIEDKDRTRKIREAIAQGFVSYGMQTFDQSLLTLFKEGLVTLDEALRQATNPDDFALRVRGVSSTSDLTWDDFEKDGPPKPS; this is translated from the coding sequence TTGGATCTGAACGAAATCCTCCGGGCGGCGGCGAAGCACGGCGCCTCGGACGTGCACCTCAAGGTCGGACTTCCCCCCGTCTTCCGGATCAACGGGAAGCTCGTGCCCCTCAAGGTGCCGGAGCCGCTGAAGCCCGGGGATCTGGAGGCAATGACGGAGATCGTCTTCCGGGAGGGCCAGAGGGAACGGTTCGAGCAGCACCACGAGCTCGACTGCGCCTACGGCGTCCCGGGATTGGGCCGGTTCCGCGTCAACGTCTTCCAGCAGCGGGGGACGATCGGGATCGTGATGCGGCTCGTCCCCGTCGGGGTGAGTACCTTCGAGGACCTCCACCTCCCCAAGGTGATGGAAAAGATCGCGCTGGAGGAGCGGGGGCTCGTCCTCTGCACCGGGACGACCGGGTGCGGCAAGTCGACCACGCTGGCGGCGGTGGTCCAGTACATCAACACCCACCGCAGCTGCCACGTCATGACGATCGAGGATCCGATCGAGTTCCTTCTGCGCGACGCCAAGAGCATCATCAACCAGCGGGAGCTCGGGGTGGACACGTCGACGTTCGCCGACGCACTGAAGAGCGCCCTCCGGCAGGATCCCGACGTGATCCTCGTGGGGGAGATGCGCGACCTCGAGACGATCGAGACGGCGATCACCGCCGCGGAGACGGGTCACCTCGTCCTGTCGACGCTCCACACGATGGACGCCGCGGAGACGATCAACCGGATCGTCGCGTCGTTCCCCCCGTTCCAGCAGAAGCAGATCCGCCTGCAGCTGGCCTCGGTCCTCAAGGCGGTCGTTTCGCAGCGCCTCCTCCCCCGCGCGGACGGCCAGGGTCGCGTTCCCGCCGCGGAGATCCTCCTGAACACCGCCCGGGTGCGGGAATACATCGAAGACAAGGACAGGACCCGCAAGATCCGCGAGGCGATCGCGCAGGGGTTCGTAAGCTACGGGATGCAGACCTTCGACCAGTCCCTCCTGACGCTCTTCAAGGAGGGGCTGGTCACCCTCGACGAGGCCCTCCGGCAGGCCACCAACCCCGACGACTTCGCCTTGCGGGTCCGCGGGGTCTCCTCGACCTCGGATCTCACATGGGACGACTTTGAAAAGGACGGTCCCCCGAAGCCGTCGTAG
- the recA gene encoding recombinase RecA yields the protein MSQDAGRRKALDMAVAAIEKNYGKGSIMRLGSDAPVEIVPIIHTGAISLDAALGIGGIPRGRVTEIFGPESSGKTTLALHIIAEAQRTGGIAGFIDAEHALDLSYARKLGISTEDLLISQPDTGEQALEIAEMLVRSGALDVLVVDSVAALVPKAEIEGEMGDAHMGLQARLMSQALRKLTGTISKSRTAIIFINQIRQKIGVMFGNPETTTGGNALKFYATVRLDIRRIAQIKKDDAVIGGRTRVKVVKNKLAPPFREAEFDILYGEGISREGDILDLGVEQDVVEKSGAWYSVGGERIGQGRENARLFLKEHPEMAGDLAKKILAKRGIVAAGEGATEGA from the coding sequence CATGGCCGTCGCGGCGATCGAGAAAAATTACGGCAAGGGATCCATCATGCGGCTGGGGTCCGACGCCCCGGTCGAGATCGTCCCCATCATCCACACCGGCGCGATCTCCCTCGATGCCGCCCTCGGCATCGGCGGAATCCCGCGGGGGCGGGTCACGGAGATCTTCGGGCCGGAATCGTCCGGCAAGACCACGCTCGCCCTTCACATCATCGCCGAGGCGCAGCGCACCGGGGGGATCGCCGGGTTCATCGACGCGGAGCACGCCCTCGACCTCTCGTACGCGCGGAAGCTCGGGATCTCCACGGAAGACCTCCTGATCTCCCAGCCCGACACGGGGGAGCAGGCCCTCGAGATCGCCGAGATGCTCGTCCGCAGCGGCGCGCTCGACGTCCTGGTGGTCGACTCCGTCGCCGCGCTGGTTCCGAAGGCGGAGATCGAGGGGGAGATGGGCGACGCCCACATGGGGCTCCAGGCGCGCCTCATGTCCCAGGCGCTGCGAAAGCTCACCGGGACGATCAGCAAGTCGCGGACGGCGATCATCTTCATCAACCAGATCCGGCAGAAGATCGGGGTCATGTTCGGCAACCCCGAGACCACCACCGGAGGGAACGCGCTGAAATTCTACGCCACCGTTCGGCTGGACATCCGCCGGATCGCCCAGATCAAGAAGGACGACGCCGTGATCGGCGGCCGTACGCGGGTCAAGGTGGTGAAAAACAAGCTCGCCCCGCCCTTCCGCGAGGCGGAGTTCGACATCCTCTACGGGGAGGGGATCTCCCGGGAGGGCGACATCCTCGACCTCGGGGTGGAGCAGGACGTCGTCGAGAAGAGCGGCGCATGGTACTCTGTCGGCGGGGAGAGGATCGGGCAGGGGCGCGAAAACGCCCGCCTGTTCCTCAAGGAGCATCCCGAGATGGCCGGCGACCTGGCGAAGAAGATCCTCGCCAAGCGGGGCATCGTGGCGGCCGGCGAGGGGGCGACGGAAGGAGCGTGA